The proteins below come from a single Lasioglossum baleicum chromosome 20, iyLasBale1, whole genome shotgun sequence genomic window:
- the Rfx gene encoding regulatory transcription factor Rfx isoform X6 gives MNTDPSLQKRTSSGGSEILGAERGEGVIAMTTTGAQYALAASTRANNSGGNSATVGVEPKPSVVVVTTSSSSGSGSAAQSQSTRGQQLITVVTSPDPSSPNNLQPIQLLVQDPLETAADSSNGSTGTPAHVTAQVVVNTTHSGQHALVDSDAASTSAGTIVSGSPHFITVTGTGDSPSYASLTTAVVSGEPEAVGSESVSHPTYVQYVEGDGSTYIPTNGQMTYPVYAVGEAGAMYTPASSQYYTPASTPVTYAQVTGQGSNSTTGQLLSQGNGTYLIQQSVVDGDPTAHALISAAAARASPQTENAVHWLLENYETADGVSLPRSTLYNHYLRHCSENKLDPVNAASFGKLIRSVFLGLRTRRLGTRGNSKYHYYGIRVKPNSPLVMLNEDGTPRQQQSANSQTKRFKFVNQKQETTYENNTHSNTNISSNTSPPQFHQYLGEASGAIPEFPEIIVSHGSSLPEDCTLEDIDTFRSIYREHCEAFLDAVLNFEFATVESLWREFWRSQDNNNGDECEEEKYLSKTKLYQICKCSEVQDFIQKVDYTFYQNLVEVLMPNVLRPIPSSLTQSIRNFAKGLESWLTSAMADCPEEMTRIKLTAVSAFAQTLRRYTSLNHLAQAARAVLQNSSQINQMLADLNRVDFHNVQEQASWVCQCDYRMVQQLEADFKVTLQQQNSLEDWAIWLKSVVTQVLKPFEEKPTFAKAARQFLLKWSFYSSMVIRDLTLRSAASFGSFHLIRLLYDEYMFYLIEHQVAIATGTTPIAVMGDKSQNCSLLSAFGVTSNGDTLNTNQPKRVKLS, from the exons ATGAATACAG ACCCTTCCCTCCAGAAACGGACAAGTAGCGGTGGTAGTGAGATCTTGGGAGCAGAGAGAGGTGAAGGAGTGATTGCCATGACTACGACAGGAGCCCAGTATGCCCTCGCAGCATCCACCAGAGCTAATAATAGTGGGGGTAACTCTGCGACAGTGGGGGTGGAACCTAAGCCAAGCGTCGTTGTCGTGACTACTTCCAGTTCCAGTGGCAGTGGTAGTGCGGCGCAGAGTCAATCAACAAGGGGTCAGCAACTTATCACTGTCGTTACTAGTCCTGATCCTTCCAGTCCGAACAATCTGCAACCTATTCAG TTATTGGTTCAGGATCCGCTTGAAACAGCTGCAGATTCTTCCAACGGCTCAACAGGTACCCCAGCACATGTTACAGCGCAAGTTGTAGTGAACACTACTCATTCGGGTCAACACGCTCTCGTCGATTCGGACGCTGCGTCTACATCGGCGGGAACAATCGTCAGCGGTTCTCCACATTTTATTACTGTCACAG GCACCGGTGATTCACCATCCTACGCATCCCTCACAACGGCAGTAG TATCGGGCGAACCGGAGGCAGTGGGGTCCGAGTCAGTGTCTCATCCCACCTATGTTCAATATGTTGAGGGGGATGGTTCCACGTATATACCGACGAATGGTCAGAT GACATATCCTGTATATGCTGTTGGGGAAGCAGGGGCAATGTACACTCCTGCTTCGAGCCAATACTATACACCAGCATCCACACCTGTGACCTATGCACAG GTGACTGGGCAAGGTTCGAATTCGACGACTGGACAGTTATTATCTCAGGGCAATGGCACGTATTTGATCCAGCAGAGCGTCGTGGATGGCGATCCAACCGCGCACGCGTTAATATCTGCAGCTGCTGCACGTGCCAGTCCACAGACGGAAAATGCG GTCCACTGGTTGCTCGAAAATTATGAAACAGCGGATGGTGTCTCCCTTCCAAGATCTACGCTTTACAATCACTATCTACGCCATTGTTCTGAAAATAAGTTGGACCCCGTGAACGCGGCGAGCTTTGGGAAATTAATTCGCTCAGTTTTTTTGGGCTTGAGAACCAGACGATTAGGCACCAG AGGAAATTCAAAGTACCATTACTATGGGATTCGAGTGAAGCCTAACTCTCCTTTGGTGATGTTGAACGAAGACGGCACGCCTCGCCAACAGCAAAGCGCGAACTCTCAAACGAAACGATTCAAGTTTGTGAATCAAAAGCAGGAGACAACGTACGAGAACAACACTCATTCGAACACGAACATTTCTTCGAACACTTCGCCGCCGCAGTTCCATCAATACCTTGGCGAAGCGAGTGGCGCGATTCCAGAGTTCCCGGAAATAATAGTCAGCCATGGATCCTCTCTTCCCGAGGACTGTACTTTAGAAGACATCGACACGTTTCGAAGTATATACAGGGAACATTGCGAGGCGTTCCTGGATGCCGTTCTCAATTTTGAATTTGCCACCGTGGAGAGTCTTTGGAGAGAATTTTGGCGTAGTCAGGACAATAATAACGGGGACGAATGCGAGGAAGAGAAATATTTGTCGAA AACCAAACTGTATCAGATATGCAAGTGTTCGGAAGTTCAAGATTTCATTCAAAAAGTTGACTACACATTTTATCAGAACTTGGTCGAAGTATTAATGCCTAACGTATTGCGACCTATACCGA GCTCGCTGACACAATCCATCCGAAACTTCGCAAAAGGTTTAGAATCATGGTTAACATCGGCGATGGCTGACTGTCCGGAAGAAATGACTCGGATAAAG TTGACAGCTGTGTCTGCATTTGCACAGACACTAAGGCGTTACACGTCTCTGAACCACCTTGCTCAAGCAGCGCGCGCAGTGCTTCAAAATTCGAGTCAAATCAACCAAATGCTGGCGGATTTGAATCGCGTTGATTTTCATAATGTACAAGAACAG GCCTCTTGGGTTTGTCAATGCGATTATCGGATGGTCCAGCAATTAGAAGCGGATTTCAAAGTTACGCTACAGCAACAAAACTCATTGGAAGACTGGGCGATTTGGTTGAAGAGCGTCGTCACACAGGTTCTGAAACCGTTCGAAGAGAAACCTACGTTTGCGAAGGCTGCACGTCAATTTTTGCTCAAGTGGTCCTTCTACAG TTCCATGGTGATTCGTGATCTCACTTTAAGAAGCGCAGCTAGCTTTGGGTCTTTCCACTTGATTCGGTTACTATACGACGAATACATGTTttacttgatcgagcatcaagtAGCAATCGCTACGGGGACGACTCCGATAGCTGTAATGGGAGAT AAAAGTCAAAATTGTTCTTTGCTCAGTGCATTTGGCGTGACTTCTAACGGAG ATACTTTGAACACGAACCAACCAAAGCGCGTGAAACTAAGCTAA
- the Rfx gene encoding regulatory transcription factor Rfx isoform X4 gives MNTDPSLQKRTSSGGSEILGAERGEGVIAMTTTGAQYALAASTRANNSGGNSATVGVEPKPSVVVVTTSSSSGSGSAAQSQSTRGQQLITVVTSPDPSSPNNLQPIQLLVQDPLETAADSSNGSTGTPAHVTAQVVVNTTHSGQHALVDSDAASTSAGTIVSGSPHFITVTGTGDSPSYASLTTAVVSGEPEAVGSESVSHPTYVQYVEGDGSTYIPTNGQMTYPVYAVGEAGAMYTPASSQYYTPASTPVTYAQVTGQGSNSTTGQLLSQGNGTYLIQQSVVDGDPTAHALISAAAARASPQTENAETVVSGGGGAYLISGNSGGTTVTVEDAAAAAANMTHATRVSQATVHWLLENYETADGVSLPRSTLYNHYLRHCSENKLDPVNAASFGKLIRSVFLGLRTRRLGTRGNSKYHYYGIRVKPNSPLVMLNEDGTPRQQQSANSQTKRFKFVNQKQETTYENNTHSNTNISSNTSPPQFHQYLGEASGAIPEFPEIIVSHGSSLPEDCTLEDIDTFRSIYREHCEAFLDAVLNFEFATVESLWREFWRSQDNNNGDECEEEKYLSKTKLYQICKCSEVQDFIQKVDYTFYQNLVEVLMPNVLRPIPSSLTQSIRNFAKGLESWLTSAMADCPEEMTRIKLTAVSAFAQTLRRYTSLNHLAQAARAVLQNSSQINQMLADLNRVDFHNVQEQASWVCQCDYRMVQQLEADFKVTLQQQNSLEDWAIWLKSVVTQVLKPFEEKPTFAKAARQFLLKWSFYSSMVIRDLTLRSAASFGSFHLIRLLYDEYMFYLIEHQVAIATGTTPIAVMGDIL, from the exons ATGAATACAG ACCCTTCCCTCCAGAAACGGACAAGTAGCGGTGGTAGTGAGATCTTGGGAGCAGAGAGAGGTGAAGGAGTGATTGCCATGACTACGACAGGAGCCCAGTATGCCCTCGCAGCATCCACCAGAGCTAATAATAGTGGGGGTAACTCTGCGACAGTGGGGGTGGAACCTAAGCCAAGCGTCGTTGTCGTGACTACTTCCAGTTCCAGTGGCAGTGGTAGTGCGGCGCAGAGTCAATCAACAAGGGGTCAGCAACTTATCACTGTCGTTACTAGTCCTGATCCTTCCAGTCCGAACAATCTGCAACCTATTCAG TTATTGGTTCAGGATCCGCTTGAAACAGCTGCAGATTCTTCCAACGGCTCAACAGGTACCCCAGCACATGTTACAGCGCAAGTTGTAGTGAACACTACTCATTCGGGTCAACACGCTCTCGTCGATTCGGACGCTGCGTCTACATCGGCGGGAACAATCGTCAGCGGTTCTCCACATTTTATTACTGTCACAG GCACCGGTGATTCACCATCCTACGCATCCCTCACAACGGCAGTAG TATCGGGCGAACCGGAGGCAGTGGGGTCCGAGTCAGTGTCTCATCCCACCTATGTTCAATATGTTGAGGGGGATGGTTCCACGTATATACCGACGAATGGTCAGAT GACATATCCTGTATATGCTGTTGGGGAAGCAGGGGCAATGTACACTCCTGCTTCGAGCCAATACTATACACCAGCATCCACACCTGTGACCTATGCACAG GTGACTGGGCAAGGTTCGAATTCGACGACTGGACAGTTATTATCTCAGGGCAATGGCACGTATTTGATCCAGCAGAGCGTCGTGGATGGCGATCCAACCGCGCACGCGTTAATATCTGCAGCTGCTGCACGTGCCAGTCCACAGACGGAAAATGCG GAAACTGTGGTTAGCGGGGGTGGAGGGGCATACTTGATCAGCGGTAATTCAGGAGGTACTACAGTCACCGTGGAAGATGCTGCGGCTGCGGCAGCAAACATGACGCATGCTACTAGAGTTTCTCAAGCAACA GTCCACTGGTTGCTCGAAAATTATGAAACAGCGGATGGTGTCTCCCTTCCAAGATCTACGCTTTACAATCACTATCTACGCCATTGTTCTGAAAATAAGTTGGACCCCGTGAACGCGGCGAGCTTTGGGAAATTAATTCGCTCAGTTTTTTTGGGCTTGAGAACCAGACGATTAGGCACCAG AGGAAATTCAAAGTACCATTACTATGGGATTCGAGTGAAGCCTAACTCTCCTTTGGTGATGTTGAACGAAGACGGCACGCCTCGCCAACAGCAAAGCGCGAACTCTCAAACGAAACGATTCAAGTTTGTGAATCAAAAGCAGGAGACAACGTACGAGAACAACACTCATTCGAACACGAACATTTCTTCGAACACTTCGCCGCCGCAGTTCCATCAATACCTTGGCGAAGCGAGTGGCGCGATTCCAGAGTTCCCGGAAATAATAGTCAGCCATGGATCCTCTCTTCCCGAGGACTGTACTTTAGAAGACATCGACACGTTTCGAAGTATATACAGGGAACATTGCGAGGCGTTCCTGGATGCCGTTCTCAATTTTGAATTTGCCACCGTGGAGAGTCTTTGGAGAGAATTTTGGCGTAGTCAGGACAATAATAACGGGGACGAATGCGAGGAAGAGAAATATTTGTCGAA AACCAAACTGTATCAGATATGCAAGTGTTCGGAAGTTCAAGATTTCATTCAAAAAGTTGACTACACATTTTATCAGAACTTGGTCGAAGTATTAATGCCTAACGTATTGCGACCTATACCGA GCTCGCTGACACAATCCATCCGAAACTTCGCAAAAGGTTTAGAATCATGGTTAACATCGGCGATGGCTGACTGTCCGGAAGAAATGACTCGGATAAAG TTGACAGCTGTGTCTGCATTTGCACAGACACTAAGGCGTTACACGTCTCTGAACCACCTTGCTCAAGCAGCGCGCGCAGTGCTTCAAAATTCGAGTCAAATCAACCAAATGCTGGCGGATTTGAATCGCGTTGATTTTCATAATGTACAAGAACAG GCCTCTTGGGTTTGTCAATGCGATTATCGGATGGTCCAGCAATTAGAAGCGGATTTCAAAGTTACGCTACAGCAACAAAACTCATTGGAAGACTGGGCGATTTGGTTGAAGAGCGTCGTCACACAGGTTCTGAAACCGTTCGAAGAGAAACCTACGTTTGCGAAGGCTGCACGTCAATTTTTGCTCAAGTGGTCCTTCTACAG TTCCATGGTGATTCGTGATCTCACTTTAAGAAGCGCAGCTAGCTTTGGGTCTTTCCACTTGATTCGGTTACTATACGACGAATACATGTTttacttgatcgagcatcaagtAGCAATCGCTACGGGGACGACTCCGATAGCTGTAATGGGAGAT ATACTTTGA